Proteins from a single region of Candidatus Rubrimentiphilum sp.:
- a CDS encoding transglycosylase SLT domain-containing protein codes for MIESAATLARQGVAYAPEIVQAAQRHGVDAALLAAVAAQETGGPGANAGSNIVGDGGHGHGIFQIDDRWHTFARTAAAMNPAANADYAAGMISGLLRRYGGDVHKALSAYNAGDPNATGTVTEWRDGRRLSYADSVLRHYAQLGGEQTVNELSAESATEQHSINTLASFASLMPPPAAPNTHSYRQLAGHDTANPGSIIADDGDDDLSDVR; via the coding sequence ATGATTGAATCGGCGGCTACCCTGGCCCGGCAAGGCGTGGCCTACGCGCCCGAAATCGTCCAGGCGGCCCAACGCCACGGCGTCGACGCTGCGCTCTTGGCGGCAGTCGCGGCTCAAGAGACCGGCGGCCCGGGCGCCAACGCCGGCAGCAACATCGTCGGCGACGGCGGCCATGGGCACGGCATCTTCCAGATCGACGATCGGTGGCACACCTTCGCGCGGACAGCCGCGGCAATGAATCCGGCAGCCAATGCGGACTACGCGGCCGGCATGATCTCGGGCTTGCTGCGCCGGTACGGCGGCGACGTTCACAAAGCACTCTCCGCGTACAACGCGGGCGATCCCAACGCGACCGGCACTGTGACCGAATGGCGGGACGGGCGCCGCCTAAGTTACGCCGATTCGGTGCTGCGTCACTACGCGCAGCTCGGCGGCGAGCAAACCGTAAACGAACTTAGCGCCGAGAGCGCAACCGAGCAACACAGCATCAATACGCTGGCGTCCTTTGCATCCCTGATGCCTCCGCCGGCCGCGCCGAACACGCACTCCTACCGGCAGCTGGCCGGACACGATACTGCGAACCCCGGATCGATCATCGCGGATGACGGTGACGACGATCTCTCTGACGTGAGGTGA
- a CDS encoding DUF177 domain-containing protein, with translation MGSAHKVDVGGLLAGSRQRLVLDDQVPLEPFEGITFPERAEVHLELEAAGQLLEIAGKVDAKIQGECVRCLGEVHGDIHLEVDEQVETGAKLQGNPFDDSNVLAGDRLDVADLTAQLVCSAIPIGLLCKEDCKGICPRCGENRNTAKCECNGDS, from the coding sequence ATGGGTTCTGCGCACAAAGTTGACGTCGGTGGGCTGCTCGCGGGCAGCCGTCAAAGGCTCGTCCTGGATGACCAGGTGCCGTTGGAGCCGTTCGAGGGCATCACGTTCCCGGAGCGGGCGGAGGTGCATCTGGAACTGGAGGCTGCGGGGCAGCTCCTGGAGATCGCCGGCAAGGTTGATGCGAAGATTCAGGGCGAGTGCGTGCGCTGTTTGGGCGAGGTCCACGGCGACATCCACTTGGAGGTTGACGAGCAGGTCGAGACCGGAGCGAAACTGCAAGGCAACCCGTTCGACGACAGCAACGTCTTGGCGGGCGACCGCCTGGACGTGGCCGACTTGACGGCCCAACTGGTTTGCAGCGCGATACCGATTGGGTTATTGTGCAAAGAGGATTGCAAGGGAATCTGTCCGCGATGCGGAGAGAATCGAAATACTGCAAAGTGCGAGTGTAACGGAGACAGCTAG
- the rpmF gene encoding 50S ribosomal protein L32, which produces MANLKWKTPRSKTRSRRAANWKLNRVTTVECPQCHAAKRPHFLCENCGTYAGRQVIEIKDDHKQSQG; this is translated from the coding sequence GTGGCTAATCTAAAATGGAAGACCCCCCGCAGCAAGACGCGCAGCCGTCGCGCTGCCAATTGGAAGCTCAACCGCGTTACGACGGTCGAGTGTCCGCAGTGTCACGCCGCCAAGCGTCCGCACTTCCTCTGCGAGAACTGCGGCACGTATGCCGGGCGCCAGGTCATCGAGATAAAGGATGATCACAAGCAGAGCCAAGGCTAG
- a CDS encoding beta-ketoacyl-ACP synthase III codes for MSAVGHYAPPGLLTNQDLEKVLDTSDEWIASRTGMKRRHIAAPDQATSDLCIAAAKNALGKTTLKPSDIDCFIVATATPDYPFPATACIVASSLGATDKPAFDVEIACSGFIYGLTLASGLIISGVYSRVMLIGAETLSKIVDRSDRSTAVLFGDGAGAVILEASEQNSFLSSDLGSDGSRPEMLCLLGGGSRRPFTVESLEAGEQYLRMEGREVFKFAVTKMIHSTGVALKKAHLHKGDVDWLIPHQANRRIIDAAAKYLDMPEDKVIINIEEYGNTSAASIPIALSEALDSGKIKPGDVIVFVGFGGGLSWGAVTWRWA; via the coding sequence ATGAGCGCGGTCGGGCATTACGCGCCGCCCGGCCTTCTGACGAACCAAGACCTCGAGAAAGTGCTCGACACCTCCGACGAGTGGATCGCCTCTCGCACGGGCATGAAACGCCGCCACATCGCCGCGCCGGATCAAGCGACCAGCGATCTGTGCATCGCGGCGGCAAAAAACGCGTTAGGAAAAACAACCCTCAAGCCATCCGACATCGATTGCTTTATCGTCGCGACCGCGACGCCGGATTACCCGTTCCCCGCAACAGCCTGTATCGTGGCGTCGAGTTTGGGCGCCACCGACAAGCCGGCATTTGACGTCGAGATCGCGTGCAGCGGTTTTATCTACGGATTGACGCTTGCCTCGGGTTTGATCATTTCGGGCGTGTACTCGCGCGTGATGCTGATCGGCGCCGAAACGCTCAGCAAGATCGTGGATCGTAGCGACCGCAGCACTGCCGTACTGTTCGGTGATGGAGCGGGCGCGGTTATTTTGGAAGCCTCGGAGCAGAACTCGTTTCTTTCCAGCGACTTGGGCTCCGACGGGAGCCGCCCCGAAATGCTGTGCCTGTTGGGCGGCGGTTCACGCCGGCCGTTCACCGTAGAGTCGTTGGAAGCCGGCGAACAGTATCTGCGCATGGAAGGCCGCGAGGTCTTCAAGTTTGCGGTTACCAAAATGATTCACTCGACCGGCGTTGCGCTGAAAAAGGCGCATCTGCACAAGGGCGATGTGGATTGGCTTATCCCGCATCAGGCGAACCGGCGAATCATCGACGCGGCCGCCAAATATCTCGACATGCCCGAAGACAAAGTCATTATCAACATCGAGGAGTACGGGAATACGTCGGCCGCCTCGATTCCGATCGCCTTATCGGAAGCCTTGGACAGCGGCAAGATCAAACCGGGCGATGTAATCGTGTTCGTCGGTTTTGGCGGCGGCCTGTCGTGGGGCGCAGTCACGTGGAGATGGGCGTGA
- the fabD gene encoding ACP S-malonyltransferase encodes MGRSHVEMGVKAAAIFPGQGSQIVGMGADVAKSSQAARELFERAATVLGYDLLHLQEHGPEEQLRETQYSQPAIFTTNLALYYAAGDTLAPVVSAGHSFGEFCSLTIAEALSFEEALRTVDARGKAMQRAAEIAPGGMTAVLGMEAERIREVVSRVQSERGGRVQLANFNSPAQIVISGDLAAVQAAGDVLLESGAKRVVPLNVSGAWHSQLMDPAVEEFAAAVNSAHFNLPKFNVISNVDAQPYRDVETIKRNLVRSITEEVRWHDTAQKLVSYGLDLVIEFGATPVLGPLMKRLPGAPDVLNVTDSAGVEKLREKVRVQV; translated from the coding sequence GTGGGGCGCAGTCACGTGGAGATGGGCGTGAAAGCCGCGGCGATTTTTCCGGGCCAGGGATCGCAGATCGTCGGAATGGGCGCCGACGTTGCGAAATCCTCGCAAGCAGCGCGCGAACTCTTCGAGCGCGCCGCGACTGTGCTCGGCTACGATCTCTTGCACTTGCAGGAGCATGGGCCTGAAGAACAGTTGCGTGAAACGCAGTACAGCCAGCCCGCGATCTTCACGACGAATCTTGCGCTCTATTACGCAGCCGGCGACACACTCGCGCCGGTCGTGAGCGCGGGACATTCGTTCGGCGAGTTCTGCAGCCTGACGATTGCGGAGGCACTCTCATTTGAAGAAGCGCTGCGCACGGTCGACGCGCGCGGCAAAGCGATGCAGCGTGCGGCCGAGATCGCGCCGGGCGGCATGACGGCCGTGCTGGGAATGGAAGCGGAAAGGATCCGTGAGGTTGTATCCCGCGTGCAGTCCGAGCGCGGCGGGCGCGTTCAGCTGGCGAACTTTAACTCACCCGCGCAGATCGTGATTAGCGGCGACCTGGCCGCAGTCCAAGCTGCCGGCGATGTGTTGCTCGAAAGCGGCGCAAAACGCGTCGTACCGCTGAACGTCTCCGGCGCGTGGCACAGCCAATTGATGGATCCGGCCGTGGAAGAGTTCGCGGCGGCCGTCAACAGCGCGCATTTCAACCTGCCGAAGTTCAACGTCATCTCCAACGTGGATGCGCAGCCGTACCGTGACGTGGAAACGATCAAGCGTAACTTAGTGCGATCGATAACGGAAGAAGTCCGCTGGCACGATACCGCGCAGAAACTCGTTTCCTACGGTCTCGACTTGGTGATCGAATTCGGCGCGACGCCGGTGCTGGGTCCGCTCATGAAGCGTTTGCCCGGCGCGCCCGACGTGCTGAACGTCACGGACTCTGCGGGGGTTGAAAAGCTACGCGAGAAAGTGCGCGTGCAGGTATGA
- a CDS encoding glucose 1-dehydrogenase has protein sequence MIFDGKAAIVTGASRGIGRAIAVDLAQHGAGIALVGRDREALDATAAACRAARSGVKCLILTGDAADPAAVDSFVTQTLDAFGRLDFAIANAGQSRDGLIVRLKNEALDDLLAVNLKSAFYLCHAVAKPMMKQHAGSIVLISSIVGLTGNAGQAVYAASKAGVLGLTKSLAKELGSRNIRVNAVAPGLIETAMTEKMPDAAREYLLKQTALGRAGKPEDISGVVRFLCSDAAGYITGQTLVVDGGVVM, from the coding sequence ATGATCTTCGACGGCAAGGCTGCGATCGTTACCGGCGCGAGCCGCGGAATCGGACGTGCCATTGCGGTGGATCTCGCGCAGCACGGCGCCGGGATCGCCCTGGTAGGCAGAGACCGCGAAGCGCTCGACGCAACGGCGGCGGCGTGCCGGGCCGCGCGCAGCGGCGTGAAGTGTTTGATTCTGACGGGAGACGCGGCCGATCCGGCCGCGGTCGACTCGTTCGTGACGCAAACGCTGGATGCGTTTGGCCGGCTCGATTTCGCCATCGCGAATGCGGGCCAGTCGCGGGACGGCCTCATCGTCCGTCTCAAAAATGAAGCGCTGGACGATCTGCTTGCGGTAAATCTGAAGTCGGCGTTCTACCTGTGCCACGCGGTTGCGAAGCCGATGATGAAGCAGCACGCGGGCTCGATAGTGCTGATTTCGAGTATCGTGGGATTGACCGGCAATGCGGGGCAGGCCGTCTATGCGGCCTCGAAGGCCGGGGTTCTCGGGCTCACCAAGTCCCTAGCAAAGGAATTGGGTTCGAGGAACATAAGAGTCAACGCCGTCGCGCCCGGCCTCATCGAAACGGCGATGACCGAGAAGATGCCGGACGCCGCTAGGGAGTATTTGCTCAAGCAAACGGCGCTCGGGCGCGCCGGAAAACCTGAAGATATTAGCGGAGTGGTCCGCTTTCTTTGCTCGGATGCTGCCGGCTACATAACGGGCCAAACGCTCGTGGTCGACGGCGGAGTCGTAATGTAG
- a CDS encoding acyl carrier protein, whose translation MSTFDKVKKIIVEQLGVDESEVTPEASITDDLGADSLDQVELVMAFETEFNIDIPDEEAEKIKTVGDAVKRIEETTTKE comes from the coding sequence ATGTCCACGTTCGATAAAGTCAAAAAGATCATCGTCGAACAGCTTGGCGTCGACGAATCTGAAGTAACTCCCGAAGCATCGATTACCGACGACCTCGGTGCGGATTCGCTCGATCAGGTCGAGCTCGTCATGGCATTCGAAACGGAATTCAATATCGACATTCCGGACGAAGAAGCGGAAAAAATCAAGACCGTCGGCGATGCCGTCAAACGTATCGAGGAAACAACCACTAAAGAGTGA
- the ffh gene encoding signal recognition particle protein: MFETLSDRLGAIFSRLSGRGRLSEADVNEVMREVRIALLEADVSLAAAKAFVGRVKERAVGAEVLASLSPAQTIVTIVHAELVELLGPPAESPQARLHFSDAPPSVIMLVGLQGSGKTTQAGKLALRLKEQGRRSLLVAADVYRPAAITQLQTIGKQIDLPVFEKGAADPVEIARDAVAEARRLGVSTVILDTAGRLQIDDDLMSELKRIKQAVSPSEILLVADAMTGQEATNVAKGFHDALAITGVILTKLDGDARGGAALSIYSVTGAPIKFAGVGEKLSALEPFYPDRLASRILGMGDVLTLIERTQSVYSQEQAKAIEQKLLKQQFTLDDFLDQMRQIRKMGSMGEILKMIPGLSRALPKDFEIPERDLKKIEAIICSMTSRERRDPALLNGSRRKRIAAGSGTQVADVNRLVKRFEESRKMMKSMGFGRKGKTRLPMGMFK; this comes from the coding sequence TTGTTTGAAACCCTCTCGGATCGCTTAGGCGCGATCTTTTCCCGGCTGAGCGGCCGAGGCCGGCTCAGCGAAGCTGACGTAAACGAAGTGATGCGCGAAGTGCGCATCGCTTTGCTTGAGGCCGACGTTTCGCTGGCTGCAGCCAAAGCATTTGTGGGCCGCGTCAAGGAACGCGCTGTCGGAGCCGAGGTGTTGGCTTCGCTTTCGCCGGCGCAAACGATCGTCACGATCGTTCATGCGGAGCTCGTCGAATTGCTCGGTCCGCCCGCGGAATCGCCGCAAGCGCGTCTGCATTTTTCCGACGCGCCGCCGTCGGTGATCATGCTCGTCGGTTTACAGGGTTCAGGTAAAACAACGCAGGCCGGCAAGTTGGCGCTGCGCCTGAAAGAACAGGGGCGCCGTTCGCTGCTTGTCGCGGCGGACGTTTACCGCCCGGCAGCCATTACGCAATTGCAGACTATTGGCAAACAGATCGATCTGCCGGTCTTTGAAAAAGGCGCGGCCGATCCGGTAGAGATCGCGCGCGACGCGGTGGCCGAGGCGCGCAGGCTCGGCGTTTCGACCGTCATCTTGGATACTGCCGGCCGCTTGCAGATCGACGACGATCTGATGAGCGAGCTGAAGCGTATCAAGCAAGCCGTTTCGCCGAGTGAAATTCTGCTGGTAGCCGACGCGATGACGGGACAAGAGGCGACGAACGTCGCCAAGGGCTTCCATGACGCGCTCGCGATCACGGGCGTGATCCTGACGAAATTGGATGGCGATGCGCGAGGCGGAGCTGCGCTTTCCATCTATAGCGTGACCGGCGCGCCTATCAAATTTGCCGGCGTCGGCGAAAAACTCTCGGCGCTCGAGCCGTTCTACCCCGACCGGCTGGCCTCGCGCATTCTCGGCATGGGCGACGTGCTGACGCTCATCGAGCGCACGCAAAGCGTCTACAGCCAGGAACAGGCCAAAGCGATCGAGCAAAAGCTGCTCAAGCAGCAGTTCACCCTCGACGATTTCCTGGATCAGATGCGGCAGATCCGCAAGATGGGTTCGATGGGCGAGATTCTCAAGATGATTCCAGGCCTGTCGCGCGCGCTGCCCAAGGACTTCGAAATCCCCGAGCGCGACCTGAAAAAAATCGAGGCAATTATCTGCTCGATGACCTCGCGGGAACGCCGTGACCCGGCGCTCCTCAACGGCTCACGCCGCAAACGCATTGCGGCGGGCAGCGGCACGCAAGTGGCCGACGTCAACCGCTTGGTCAAGCGCTTCGAAGAGTCGCGCAAAATGATGAAATCTATGGGTTTTGGCCGAAAGGGCAAAACACGTCTTCCGATGGGAATGTTCAAATAG
- the rpsP gene encoding 30S ribosomal protein S16 translates to MVKIRLRRMGAKKQPTYRFVVADQRAPRDGRFIEILGHYNPRTDPRTIVVNEEKAKAWLAKGAQPSDTVRRLFTEKGIIETK, encoded by the coding sequence ATGGTAAAAATTAGATTGCGGCGCATGGGCGCCAAAAAACAACCGACATACCGCTTCGTTGTTGCCGACCAGCGCGCGCCGCGCGATGGACGCTTCATCGAGATTCTCGGGCACTACAATCCGCGCACCGACCCGCGCACGATCGTGGTGAACGAAGAGAAAGCCAAGGCGTGGCTCGCCAAAGGTGCGCAGCCTTCGGATACAGTCCGCCGCCTCTTCACCGAGAAGGGCATCATTGAAACGAAATGA
- a CDS encoding KH domain-containing protein, with translation MSAYDDEFGLFGDKEEEGERRSTLGARKIASNETIIDDVEPEDEAPPRRRPSAGGPVPRRRPMAPRRAPDDPIAAQKRASDLLEFLAKKLVSKADEVVIESFPAENGEQPLIEIGVDPEDIGKVIGRGGRVAHALRTIVRATAEGRIQVEILDTDEFYDDGEGDEGEEPQDAPE, from the coding sequence ATGAGCGCGTACGACGACGAGTTCGGTTTATTCGGCGATAAAGAAGAAGAGGGCGAACGCCGCTCCACGTTAGGCGCGCGAAAGATCGCGTCCAACGAAACGATCATCGACGACGTCGAACCCGAAGATGAAGCTCCGCCGCGCCGCCGGCCGTCTGCCGGAGGCCCCGTGCCGCGCCGCCGTCCGATGGCGCCTCGCCGGGCGCCCGACGATCCGATCGCCGCGCAGAAACGCGCGAGCGATCTATTGGAGTTTCTGGCAAAGAAGTTGGTCAGCAAAGCCGACGAGGTCGTGATTGAGAGTTTTCCGGCCGAGAACGGCGAGCAGCCGCTCATCGAGATCGGTGTCGATCCGGAAGATATCGGTAAGGTCATCGGCCGGGGCGGCCGCGTCGCGCACGCTTTGCGCACGATCGTGCGCGCCACCGCCGAGGGCCGGATCCAAGTTGAGATCCTCGACACGGACGAGTTTTACGACGACGGCGAAGGCGATGAAGGCGAGGAGCCGCAAGACGCGCCCGAGTGA
- the rimM gene encoding ribosome maturation factor RimM (Essential for efficient processing of 16S rRNA), producing MKARSRKTRPSDELPVGRIAGLFGVKGELKCDPTNAGRMLFEAGQVLRAVLAGGVERELRLATVREHKGRLLVTFEGAASADEAEKLAGATLYADRSRIELKPDEYLDRDLIGCAVRDASGTLGVVERVDHYPGSDMLVVNGKMIPLVQPFITAIDVGAKRIDVDLPAGLLDD from the coding sequence ATGAAGGCGAGGAGCCGCAAGACGCGCCCGAGTGACGAGCTGCCCGTCGGGCGAATCGCCGGCTTGTTCGGTGTCAAAGGTGAATTGAAATGCGACCCGACCAATGCGGGTCGCATGCTTTTTGAAGCGGGCCAAGTGTTGCGAGCGGTGTTAGCCGGAGGCGTCGAGCGCGAGTTGCGTCTGGCCACGGTTCGCGAACATAAGGGCCGCCTGCTGGTGACCTTCGAAGGTGCCGCCTCCGCAGATGAAGCCGAAAAACTTGCGGGCGCAACGCTGTACGCCGACCGCAGTCGAATCGAGCTGAAGCCGGACGAATACTTGGATCGCGATCTTATCGGGTGCGCAGTGCGCGATGCAAGCGGTACGCTGGGCGTCGTCGAGCGCGTCGATCACTATCCGGGCTCGGACATGCTGGTGGTGAACGGCAAGATGATTCCGCTCGTGCAGCCGTTCATTACCGCGATAGACGTCGGCGCAAAGCGAATCGACGTTGACCTGCCCGCGGGGCTGCTCGACGATTAG
- a CDS encoding YihY/virulence factor BrkB family protein: MRLILAFREAGMRFTRDGCAFLSQAIAFNSMFAVFPLLVLIITGASLVYPDANAQILSFIDEFAPALHETVANDLQTYVYSRGISSIIALLVVVWAGKNLFMGLAFALNRALAVPKSRPLLHDIALSIIMLPAAGMVMIVAMGLPIVISLFVVYAKLPDPQNVSEVVAYALSMLLIFIVVIVLYTFLPNRSVKWQFAVPGASFVALMWPAAQYAFAFYTVHVNFTHIYGALSAPLVLLLWFYLLGAIFLFGAELSAGWAHHKGTETVAPLVDPVRPAQQDVVETLARAPRDA, encoded by the coding sequence ATGCGACTCATCTTAGCGTTCCGCGAGGCCGGCATGCGCTTCACGCGAGACGGCTGCGCGTTCCTGTCACAAGCCATTGCGTTCAACTCGATGTTCGCGGTCTTCCCGCTGCTCGTTCTCATTATCACCGGAGCCTCGCTGGTCTACCCCGACGCCAACGCCCAGATTCTCTCCTTCATCGACGAGTTCGCCCCGGCGCTTCACGAGACGGTCGCGAACGATCTTCAAACGTACGTCTACAGCCGTGGAATATCCAGCATCATCGCCCTTCTGGTGGTGGTGTGGGCGGGAAAGAATTTGTTCATGGGATTGGCCTTCGCGCTCAACCGCGCGCTCGCCGTACCGAAAAGCAGGCCGCTGCTTCACGATATCGCGCTCTCGATCATCATGCTGCCGGCAGCCGGCATGGTCATGATCGTTGCGATGGGCCTACCCATAGTCATCTCGCTTTTCGTGGTTTATGCAAAACTGCCCGATCCGCAGAACGTCTCCGAAGTGGTGGCTTACGCGCTGTCGATGCTGCTGATCTTCATCGTGGTCATCGTGCTGTATACGTTTCTTCCAAACCGCTCGGTCAAGTGGCAGTTCGCGGTTCCCGGTGCGAGTTTCGTGGCGTTGATGTGGCCCGCCGCTCAATACGCATTCGCCTTTTATACCGTGCACGTTAATTTCACGCATATCTATGGCGCTCTCTCCGCGCCGCTCGTCCTCTTGCTCTGGTTCTATCTCCTCGGAGCGATCTTTCTCTTCGGTGCCGAGCTCAGCGCCGGTTGGGCGCACCACAAGGGAACCGAAACCGTCGCGCCGCTGGTGGATCCGGTTCGCCCCGCGCAACAGGACGTCGTTGAAACGCTTGCGAGGGCGCCCCGTGACGCTTGA
- a CDS encoding alpha/beta fold hydrolase, with translation MLHAVALAVGLTFASADGSSIAGTLSFPVASRAAVPAIVLVGTNGPADRTEPVGATPLFDLYAQAFNAAGFAVLRYDTRGIGESTTKTEAHAVRRQNFVDDAAAAVRALIADPRIDASRVYVLGVSEGGETALAVALQGVPVRGLVLVGPLSVPYAQALAQQDRGAPPPVLEHDALLLAEPYFQSYQAIDPRKEIAFVRQPILALRGFADTQTLPIDFDQLVQAAKDTRREITVRRFSGDDHFLLELSDDELHTGPQYQRRHEFDPAAAAAIVTWLRSH, from the coding sequence ATGCTGCACGCTGTAGCGCTCGCGGTTGGTCTGACGTTCGCATCGGCGGACGGCAGTTCGATCGCGGGTACGTTGTCGTTTCCGGTCGCCTCGCGTGCGGCAGTGCCTGCGATTGTTTTGGTTGGAACAAATGGACCGGCGGACCGTACCGAGCCGGTCGGCGCGACGCCGTTATTCGATCTTTACGCGCAGGCGTTTAATGCCGCCGGGTTTGCGGTGCTGCGGTACGATACGCGCGGCATCGGCGAGAGTACGACGAAAACGGAAGCGCACGCGGTGCGCCGGCAAAATTTCGTTGACGATGCCGCGGCGGCGGTGCGCGCCCTAATCGCCGATCCGAGGATCGACGCCTCCCGCGTCTATGTGCTCGGTGTAAGTGAAGGCGGTGAGACCGCGCTGGCCGTTGCGCTGCAAGGCGTGCCGGTGCGCGGCTTGGTTCTGGTTGGGCCGCTCAGCGTGCCGTACGCGCAAGCGCTGGCGCAGCAGGATCGCGGCGCGCCGCCGCCCGTCCTCGAACACGACGCGCTACTCCTAGCCGAGCCGTATTTTCAGAGCTATCAAGCGATCGATCCGCGCAAGGAGATTGCATTCGTTCGCCAGCCGATCTTGGCGCTGCGCGGATTTGCGGACACGCAAACGCTGCCTATAGATTTCGATCAGCTTGTGCAAGCGGCGAAGGATACGCGCCGGGAGATTACCGTCCGGCGGTTTTCCGGTGACGACCACTTCTTGCTGGAGTTATCCGACGACGAGTTGCACACCGGGCCGCAGTACCAGCGGCGGCACGAATTCGATCCGGCCGCCGCGGCTGCGATCGTTACTTGGCTGCGTTCGCACTAG
- a CDS encoding DoxX family protein has product MFIALLLARLIFGLGLAAHGAQKLFGWFGGYGPKGTGDFFESMGWRPGVLFAVAAGLGEVGGGLLLALGLLGGIGPAIIIIVMLTAILTSHIGKGFFAPTGWELPGVYIAGALAIDFAGFGIYSVDNAVGLTIVATENLRWIAIGVAVVLALLSAGARLLPQPASANAAK; this is encoded by the coding sequence ATGTTCATCGCTTTATTGCTCGCGCGCCTGATTTTCGGCCTGGGGCTGGCCGCGCACGGCGCCCAGAAACTCTTCGGCTGGTTCGGCGGCTACGGCCCCAAGGGGACGGGGGACTTCTTTGAAAGCATGGGCTGGCGCCCGGGCGTGCTGTTCGCCGTGGCGGCCGGTCTGGGCGAGGTCGGCGGCGGCCTGCTGCTGGCACTGGGTCTGCTCGGCGGCATCGGTCCGGCCATTATCATCATCGTGATGCTAACGGCAATTCTGACGAGCCACATCGGCAAGGGCTTCTTCGCGCCAACCGGCTGGGAGCTGCCCGGGGTCTATATCGCCGGCGCTTTGGCAATCGATTTCGCCGGTTTTGGGATCTACTCGGTCGACAACGCGGTCGGCTTGACCATCGTTGCGACGGAAAACCTTCGCTGGATCGCCATCGGCGTTGCGGTTGTGCTCGCGCTGCTCAGCGCGGGTGCACGCCTTCTTCCGCAGCCCGCTAGTGCGAACGCAGCCAAGTAA
- a CDS encoding helix-turn-helix domain-containing protein, producing MSIATHGLCPRYHRAVELVGRRWTGAVVRTLMPGPRRFNELLTSIPGLSDRLLTERLRELEAAGIVRREVKPDPPIRVVYELTESGRDLGPALDEIARWAERWIAAPAQS from the coding sequence ATGTCAATAGCCACGCACGGGCTCTGCCCCCGTTACCATCGGGCTGTAGAGCTGGTTGGCCGCCGCTGGACGGGGGCGGTCGTCCGTACCCTTATGCCCGGCCCGCGGCGCTTCAACGAACTCCTGACGTCCATTCCGGGCCTCTCGGACCGGCTGCTCACCGAGCGGCTGCGCGAACTCGAGGCGGCCGGCATCGTCCGGCGCGAGGTCAAGCCTGATCCGCCGATTCGGGTGGTCTACGAGCTCACGGAGTCCGGCCGCGATTTGGGCCCGGCCCTCGACGAGATCGCGCGATGGGCGGAGCGCTGGATCGCTGCTCCGGCACAATCGTAG